Proteins from a genomic interval of Petrotoga miotherma DSM 10691:
- the pdo gene encoding protein disulfide oxidoreductase, with amino-acid sequence MEKLMDKETQNKVKEILEELTESVQIFLIKNDGEYSEIVEQLLGELKELDDRIKVNTYHSDSEEINKYEIEKDLSPVTLILDSEGNDYGIRYYGIPSGYEFTTLLQNIIAVSNKSVNSFSDENKEKLSQINKKIRIRVFVTPTCPYCPRAVFAAHQTAMLNPNITGEMIEANEFDRISFEYGVSSVPHTVIEEKENERWIKKGEFVGAYPENSFVEEVLKAVE; translated from the coding sequence ATGGAAAAATTAATGGACAAAGAAACACAAAATAAAGTAAAAGAAATTTTAGAGGAATTGACAGAATCTGTTCAAATATTCTTAATCAAAAATGACGGAGAATACTCTGAAATAGTTGAACAGTTGCTTGGAGAACTCAAAGAATTAGACGATAGAATAAAGGTTAACACCTATCATTCTGATTCCGAAGAAATCAACAAGTACGAGATTGAAAAAGATTTATCACCCGTTACATTAATATTAGATAGTGAAGGGAACGATTATGGCATTCGATACTATGGAATCCCGTCTGGTTACGAGTTCACCACCCTTCTTCAAAATATTATAGCTGTTTCTAATAAAAGTGTGAACTCTTTCAGCGATGAAAACAAAGAAAAATTATCCCAGATAAATAAAAAGATAAGAATCAGAGTTTTTGTAACTCCAACCTGCCCATACTGCCCTAGGGCCGTTTTTGCAGCTCACCAAACAGCTATGTTAAATCCTAATATAACAGGGGAAATGATAGAAGCAAACGAATTTGATAGAATATCTTTCGAATACGGTGTTAGTTCCGTTCCACATACTGTGATAGAAGAAAAAGAAAATGAAAGATGGATAAAGAAAGGTGAGTTCGTAGGGGCCTACCCTGAAAATAGTTTTGTGGAAGAAGTTTTAAAAGCTGTTGAATAG
- the trxB gene encoding thioredoxin-disulfide reductase — protein sequence MFFNVEGANKKSEIKQQYDIVIIGGGPAGISAAIYALQGGASALVIEKAIEGGQMNLTDIIENYPGFKTVKGEELSSLMKEHAEHFGADFYDGKVIELIDGLTADKDEGSNKMVVMENGKTIKSKAIIIASGSNPRKLEVKGEEEFSSRGVSYCASCDGHFFKNKKVAVVGGGNTAVEEAVYLSNIAKEVYIIHRRDKLRADKLYQDRAFSRKNIKFKWSSVVEEIKGKDKVESLVIKNLKNGEVYEEPFDGVFVFVGLVPETSFLNADLFDFDEYGFLITDENMETNIKGIYAAGDIRHKEIRQIVTAVSDGAIAASHAIREYINEDQISSTESINLTK from the coding sequence ATGTTTTTTAACGTTGAAGGGGCCAACAAAAAATCGGAAATAAAACAACAATATGACATTGTAATAATCGGTGGTGGACCGGCGGGAATTTCGGCTGCTATATATGCTTTACAAGGTGGAGCTTCTGCGCTTGTAATTGAAAAAGCAATTGAAGGCGGTCAAATGAATTTAACGGATATAATAGAAAATTACCCCGGGTTTAAAACAGTAAAAGGTGAAGAGCTCTCCTCTTTGATGAAAGAGCACGCAGAGCACTTCGGAGCCGATTTTTATGACGGAAAGGTGATAGAATTGATAGACGGCCTCACGGCAGATAAGGATGAAGGCTCCAATAAAATGGTCGTTATGGAAAATGGAAAAACAATTAAATCAAAAGCAATAATAATAGCAAGTGGATCTAACCCCAGAAAATTAGAAGTGAAAGGTGAAGAAGAATTTTCCTCCAGAGGTGTTTCTTACTGTGCGTCGTGCGATGGCCATTTTTTTAAAAACAAAAAGGTTGCTGTCGTTGGAGGGGGAAACACAGCTGTGGAGGAAGCGGTTTATTTATCGAATATAGCTAAAGAAGTTTATATAATTCATAGAAGAGATAAACTTAGAGCAGATAAGCTTTATCAAGATAGAGCTTTTTCTCGAAAAAACATAAAATTTAAATGGAGCTCAGTCGTTGAAGAAATTAAAGGCAAAGATAAAGTCGAAAGTTTAGTCATAAAAAATCTAAAAAACGGTGAAGTTTACGAAGAACCTTTCGATGGAGTTTTTGTTTTTGTTGGTTTAGTACCAGAAACTAGCTTTTTAAATGCCGACCTTTTCGATTTTGACGAATATGGTTTCTTAATTACAGACGAGAATATGGAAACTAATATTAAAGGTATTTATGCAGCAGGAGATATAAGACACAAAGAAATCAGACAAATTGTAACCGCCGTATCCGATGGAGCTATAGCTGCTTCACATGCAATTCGGGAATACATAAATGAAGATCAAATATCATCAACTGAATCAATAAATTTGACAAAATAA
- the rpsO gene encoding 30S ribosomal protein S15 produces MSRGLDPEKKEELIEEFKVNDKDTGSVEVQIALLSARIKHLTEHLKQHPKDYHSRRGLMMMVGKRRKMLKYLRKNKPLVYQEIIKKLGIRG; encoded by the coding sequence ATGTCTAGAGGATTGGATCCCGAAAAAAAAGAAGAACTTATCGAGGAATTTAAAGTCAACGATAAGGATACTGGTTCTGTAGAAGTACAAATAGCTCTACTTTCTGCTAGAATAAAACATCTAACGGAACATTTGAAACAACACCCAAAAGATTATCATAGTAGACGTGGATTGATGATGATGGTAGGAAAAAGAAGAAAGATGCTCAAATATTTGAGGAAAAACAAACCCTTAGTTTATCAAGAGATTATTAAGAAATTAGGTATAAGAGGTTGA
- a CDS encoding polyribonucleotide nucleotidyltransferase, producing the protein MKVLEKELFGRKLRIEHGKVAKQSLGSVMLTFNESTILVTTDASEDAVKGQDFFPLTVEFQEKFYAVGKIPGGFIKREGKPSDEAILAARLIDRPIRPLFPEDFFNEVQVITTVFSMLNDDSIETWGITGASLALNLSPIPFDGIVAGVRIGYVDGQFVAFPTQEQLKNSRIDMVVAGTKDAVTMVEGESLEVSEEEMVDALMFAQEKIKEIISIEEEFLSEFNIEKWEVQKEIIPGEFIEDYLSLINEEELKNVLLTNGKKNRDKVISEYKKNVMKKFEEQFLEKWSVAFFEDKKRFLGNAFEEKLQESMRKMIINENKRVDGRNCDEIRDITCEVGLIPRVHGSALFTRGETQSLGTVTLGAPLDVQVIDTIFSDEEKRFMLHYNFPPFSTGEVKRLRGVSRREIGHGHLAERAHKNLIPNDEEFPYTIRVVSDILESNGSSSMASVCSASLALMDAGVPILKHVAGIAMGLIFENDNFVVLTDILGMEDHLGDMDFKVAGTREGITAFQMDVKTSQVNKEVLQKALERAKIARLRILDKMYDTIPQPRKELSSYVPIMKVFKIPVSKIGEVIGPGGKNIKEISELYNVEVYIEDDGKVKITGHDASKVDEAIKHIQNSIAEVEKGGIFEGTVKRVEKYGIFVEVLPGKVGMLHVSNLKDKLQTFKIGDKVKVEVMKVEDQGKFQLKQLKEGN; encoded by the coding sequence ATGAAAGTATTGGAAAAAGAACTGTTTGGGAGAAAATTACGTATTGAACACGGCAAAGTTGCCAAACAGTCTCTTGGCTCAGTGATGCTGACTTTTAACGAGTCAACCATATTAGTTACAACAGACGCTTCGGAAGATGCTGTAAAAGGCCAGGATTTTTTCCCATTAACCGTAGAATTTCAGGAAAAATTCTATGCAGTTGGGAAAATTCCGGGAGGATTCATAAAAAGGGAAGGAAAGCCAAGTGATGAAGCTATATTAGCTGCAAGACTTATCGATAGACCGATTAGACCTTTGTTCCCAGAAGATTTCTTCAACGAGGTTCAAGTAATAACTACGGTATTTTCAATGTTGAATGACGACAGCATAGAAACATGGGGTATAACAGGTGCTTCATTAGCCTTGAATCTTTCACCTATCCCATTTGATGGTATCGTCGCAGGAGTGAGAATAGGATACGTTGATGGGCAGTTCGTTGCCTTCCCAACTCAAGAGCAACTAAAAAATTCTAGAATCGACATGGTCGTTGCAGGAACAAAAGATGCAGTTACAATGGTAGAAGGTGAATCACTGGAAGTGTCGGAAGAAGAGATGGTCGACGCTCTGATGTTTGCACAGGAAAAGATAAAAGAAATTATATCAATTGAAGAAGAGTTTCTTTCAGAATTTAACATTGAAAAATGGGAAGTTCAAAAAGAAATAATCCCAGGGGAATTTATTGAAGATTACCTCTCACTCATCAACGAAGAAGAGTTAAAAAACGTACTACTTACCAACGGTAAAAAAAACAGGGATAAAGTTATATCAGAGTATAAAAAGAATGTAATGAAAAAATTTGAAGAACAATTCTTGGAAAAATGGAGTGTTGCCTTTTTTGAAGATAAAAAACGATTCTTAGGAAATGCGTTTGAAGAAAAACTTCAAGAATCGATGAGAAAGATGATTATTAACGAGAACAAAAGAGTTGATGGAAGAAATTGTGATGAAATTAGAGACATCACCTGTGAAGTGGGACTGATACCAAGAGTGCACGGTTCTGCTCTTTTTACTAGAGGGGAAACGCAATCTCTCGGAACTGTTACATTAGGTGCCCCTTTGGATGTTCAAGTTATTGATACCATATTCAGCGACGAAGAAAAGAGGTTCATGCTCCATTATAATTTTCCGCCTTTCTCAACTGGTGAAGTAAAAAGGCTCAGAGGAGTCAGCAGAAGAGAAATTGGCCACGGACATTTGGCAGAAAGGGCACATAAAAACCTTATCCCAAACGATGAGGAGTTCCCTTACACTATTAGAGTCGTTTCGGATATTTTAGAATCTAACGGTTCCTCATCGATGGCTAGCGTATGTTCCGCTTCTTTGGCCTTAATGGATGCAGGTGTACCTATCCTGAAACATGTGGCAGGTATTGCCATGGGTTTGATCTTTGAAAACGATAATTTCGTAGTTTTAACAGATATTTTAGGGATGGAGGATCATCTCGGAGACATGGATTTTAAAGTGGCAGGAACTAGAGAGGGTATAACTGCTTTTCAAATGGATGTTAAAACTAGTCAAGTTAATAAGGAAGTTCTTCAAAAGGCATTAGAAAGAGCAAAGATAGCAAGGTTAAGGATTTTGGATAAGATGTATGACACTATCCCCCAACCGCGCAAAGAACTGTCTTCATACGTCCCAATAATGAAAGTGTTTAAAATACCCGTTTCAAAAATAGGAGAAGTAATCGGACCCGGAGGAAAAAATATTAAAGAGATCAGCGAACTATACAATGTTGAAGTTTACATAGAAGATGATGGAAAAGTTAAAATAACCGGCCATGATGCAAGTAAAGTTGATGAAGCTATTAAGCATATTCAAAATTCAATCGCAGAAGTAGAAAAAGGTGGAATTTTTGAAGGCACAGTAAAAAGGGTCGAAAAATACGGCATATTTGTCGAAGTGTTACCAGGCAAGGTTGGAATGTTGCATGTATCCAATTTGAAAGACAAACTTCAGACTTTTAAAATTGGTGATAAGGTTAAAGTCGAGGTAATGAAGGTTGAAGACCAAGGAAAATTCCAATTAAAACAATTAAAAGAAGGAAATTAA
- a CDS encoding M16 family metallopeptidase, producing the protein MYTHKILDNGLDVILINRDSMMSASVLFCVKVGSSQEVKENAGLSHLIEHVSFRATKRKNTFEIKQPIEEVGGVLNAFTSKNFTVFFAKIPSLKLNETLEIMSEILYEPLFKEDDIEKEKSIILEEISSYEDEPINIVFENLYKNVYDDNFSRPIMGYKDTVMNIKKTTIEEFHNKYYQPENTVVIISGKFDEDSVLKQLNRIKSIANLNSYKNSIASPSIVDKEIFIKKFKNDLASNYLVQGFKAPPKLDKSYYSTLVLNTFLGSGMSSLLFSKIREEEGLAYEVTSDYETYPKAGLLLFYAATTDKNLEKLLGKIQEVVEDLKNNKEIEKWFDYGKKRLIGKLTLEVENNLSMALNVLDLYINYGKIITIEEFIKNIEKVEIDKVIETANNIFSNNKYVSILSPNNQ; encoded by the coding sequence TTGTATACTCATAAAATATTAGACAATGGTTTAGATGTAATTCTTATCAACAGGGATTCTATGATGAGTGCGTCCGTACTTTTTTGTGTGAAAGTAGGTTCCTCACAGGAGGTAAAAGAAAATGCAGGATTATCTCATCTCATTGAACATGTTTCTTTTCGAGCAACTAAAAGAAAAAATACCTTCGAAATAAAACAACCAATAGAAGAAGTAGGGGGCGTCTTAAATGCCTTTACTTCAAAGAATTTCACAGTTTTTTTTGCAAAGATACCTTCTCTAAAATTGAATGAAACACTAGAAATCATGTCAGAGATCCTTTATGAACCTTTATTCAAAGAAGACGACATAGAAAAGGAAAAAAGTATAATATTAGAAGAAATCTCTTCATATGAAGATGAACCCATAAACATTGTATTTGAAAACTTGTACAAAAATGTATACGATGACAACTTTTCAAGACCTATAATGGGATACAAAGATACCGTTATGAATATAAAGAAAACAACAATAGAAGAGTTCCACAACAAATACTATCAACCGGAAAATACAGTAGTCATAATATCAGGAAAGTTCGATGAGGATTCAGTATTGAAACAACTCAACCGAATAAAAAGTATTGCAAATTTGAACTCTTATAAAAATAGCATTGCCAGTCCTTCTATAGTTGATAAAGAAATCTTCATCAAAAAATTCAAAAATGATTTAGCTAGCAATTATTTAGTTCAAGGTTTTAAAGCACCTCCTAAATTAGATAAGTCATATTACTCTACACTAGTACTCAATACCTTTCTGGGAAGTGGAATGAGTTCTCTCTTATTTTCGAAAATTAGAGAAGAAGAAGGTTTGGCTTACGAAGTCACATCTGATTATGAAACTTATCCAAAAGCTGGTTTGCTATTATTTTATGCCGCAACAACAGATAAAAACTTGGAAAAACTACTCGGAAAAATACAGGAAGTTGTAGAAGATCTCAAGAATAATAAAGAAATCGAAAAATGGTTCGATTACGGAAAGAAGAGATTAATCGGCAAATTGACTTTAGAGGTAGAAAACAATTTATCTATGGCTTTAAATGTTTTAGATTTATACATAAATTATGGTAAAATCATTACAATAGAAGAATTTATAAAAAATATAGAAAAGGTTGAAATTGATAAAGTTATTGAAACGGCAAACAATATTTTTTCTAATAATAAATATGTTTCAATACTTTCACCGAACAATCAATAA
- a CDS encoding HD-GYP domain-containing protein: protein MKKIPFYELKPGQIVAEDVFKESTLLIPKGTVLKSSDIKRLRSHGIKIVNVYDENDFIEKKIEEKISIEFENIPPIVEEETYNEWHQHFEFVKDITYLKDDPSELDSLAEDIYKKFLKTEDVVLNLFHAIGNEALNSHSINTSIIASIIASKLNMPDVFFDSLVKTCLLHDIGYSLIGKRVIFDYIDLEDVTVRSHIVSAYETLKNIQKNIGKEIVDAISTHHERYDGTGIFMRLKENAISPLVRILQIGDAYDSYIEIGNSPYDAMSFLLRYSGLIFDPYYVSIFFSIVGLYPTGSQVILNNGKKATVIKKGKTSSFPIVECDGETIETGMETGLFIREVLKKGE, encoded by the coding sequence ATGAAAAAAATCCCATTTTATGAATTAAAACCCGGTCAAATAGTTGCAGAAGATGTTTTTAAAGAATCCACATTATTAATTCCAAAAGGTACTGTTTTAAAATCAAGTGACATTAAAAGATTGAGAAGCCACGGCATAAAGATCGTAAATGTTTACGATGAAAATGATTTTATTGAAAAAAAGATCGAAGAAAAAATCTCCATAGAGTTTGAAAATATTCCCCCTATTGTAGAAGAGGAAACATATAATGAATGGCATCAACATTTCGAATTTGTAAAAGATATAACGTATTTAAAAGACGATCCTTCAGAATTGGATTCCCTTGCAGAAGATATTTATAAGAAATTTTTAAAAACTGAAGACGTCGTTCTAAATTTATTCCACGCCATAGGAAATGAAGCTTTAAATTCTCATTCTATAAATACATCCATTATTGCCTCTATAATTGCTTCAAAATTGAATATGCCGGATGTATTCTTCGACTCCTTGGTAAAAACGTGTTTACTCCATGATATTGGATACAGCTTGATAGGAAAAAGAGTGATATTTGATTATATAGACCTAGAAGATGTAACGGTCAGATCTCACATTGTTTCTGCTTATGAAACATTAAAAAATATTCAAAAAAATATAGGAAAAGAAATTGTAGATGCTATCTCTACCCACCACGAACGCTACGACGGAACAGGTATTTTTATGAGATTAAAAGAGAACGCTATAAGTCCTTTGGTAAGAATATTACAAATAGGAGATGCCTACGATTCTTACATAGAAATAGGGAATTCCCCATACGATGCGATGAGTTTTCTCTTAAGATATTCAGGATTAATTTTTGACCCGTATTATGTAAGTATTTTCTTTTCAATAGTTGGGTTGTACCCAACAGGAAGCCAAGTTATTTTAAACAACGGCAAGAAGGCTACAGTTATCAAGAAGGGGAAAACTTCATCTTTTCCAATAGTGGAATGTGATGGGGAAACGATTGAAACGGGAATGGAAACCGGCTTGTTCATCAGAGAAGTACTGAAAAAAGGAGAGTAA
- a CDS encoding metal-dependent transcriptional regulator encodes MAENISESLENYLRAIYILHIDGKIPRVRDISRILSVKDASSVEAIRKLEKYGYVKHERYGYVKLTEKGLLNAEKVYRRYIILIDFFVNVLGLSKEEAYTLSCGIEHHMNDNFYISLDGLMLFLKRNPIELTEAKKFI; translated from the coding sequence TTGGCTGAGAATATCTCGGAAAGTCTTGAAAATTATTTGAGGGCGATTTATATTTTACACATTGATGGAAAAATACCAAGAGTAAGAGATATTTCGCGAATATTGTCTGTAAAAGATGCTTCCTCAGTTGAAGCCATTAGAAAACTAGAAAAATATGGTTATGTTAAACATGAACGGTACGGTTATGTAAAACTTACGGAAAAAGGTTTGCTTAATGCTGAAAAGGTTTATAGAAGATACATAATTCTCATAGATTTTTTTGTAAACGTGTTAGGACTTTCAAAAGAAGAAGCATACACCTTATCTTGCGGTATTGAACATCACATGAATGATAATTTTTATATTTCTTTAGATGGATTAATGCTATTCCTTAAAAGAAACCCAATAGAATTAACTGAAGCGAAGAAGTTTATTTAA
- a CDS encoding FeoA family protein: MSGDSTLRKNIMDKGIYPGLTLKVIKKNDDIIEILVNEKVINLTSHESKHIIIGNQNKSLTL, translated from the coding sequence ATTTCAGGAGATTCTACGTTAAGAAAAAACATAATGGACAAAGGGATATATCCTGGTTTAACTCTAAAAGTAATTAAAAAAAACGATGACATCATCGAAATTTTGGTTAATGAAAAAGTAATCAACCTTACGTCGCATGAATCAAAGCATATAATAATAGGAAATCAAAATAAAAGTTTAACTCTTTAA
- a CDS encoding purine-nucleoside phosphorylase — MTTKIDKASQFIKENIEIKPILGLILGSGLGYIADQVENPKVIEYKDIPFFPQSTVVGHEGSLVIGTIEGIPVIILKGRFHAYEGIELKDIVFPIYVMKNLGVKGLIIKNAAGGINRTFSPGDIVVDVDFINFTFKNPLRGPNLEEFGPRFPSLVEPVDKKWVKNVIEKCKKDNIELKQGTYLWTLGPSYETPSEIRMFDKYEADLVGMSTLPEVMAANHVDLKVISFSAVTNMAAGILPQPLRHEEVLRITEKIKGKFEKVVYNAIKLF; from the coding sequence ATGACCACCAAAATCGATAAAGCTTCTCAATTCATTAAAGAAAACATAGAAATAAAACCAATTTTAGGATTAATATTAGGTTCTGGCCTTGGATACATTGCGGACCAAGTAGAAAATCCAAAGGTAATCGAATACAAAGACATTCCTTTTTTTCCACAATCAACTGTAGTAGGACATGAAGGATCTTTAGTAATAGGCACCATAGAGGGTATCCCGGTCATAATATTAAAAGGACGATTTCATGCTTATGAAGGAATTGAACTAAAAGATATTGTTTTCCCTATTTATGTGATGAAGAATTTAGGCGTTAAAGGATTAATAATAAAGAATGCAGCTGGGGGAATAAACAGAACATTTTCTCCAGGTGATATAGTGGTAGATGTCGATTTCATCAATTTTACATTCAAAAATCCTTTACGGGGCCCTAATTTAGAGGAGTTTGGTCCAAGATTCCCTTCTTTAGTTGAACCTGTTGACAAAAAGTGGGTAAAAAACGTTATAGAAAAATGTAAAAAAGATAATATAGAACTAAAACAGGGGACTTATTTATGGACTTTGGGTCCATCTTATGAAACCCCTTCTGAAATTAGAATGTTTGATAAGTATGAAGCAGACCTTGTGGGCATGTCAACCTTACCAGAAGTGATGGCTGCGAATCATGTTGATTTAAAAGTTATTTCATTTTCCGCTGTTACGAATATGGCTGCTGGCATTCTCCCACAACCTCTAAGACATGAAGAAGTACTTAGAATAACTGAAAAAATAAAGGGAAAGTTTGAAAAGGTTGTATACAACGCTATTAAATTATTTTAA
- a CDS encoding DHH family phosphoesterase — protein sequence MSENLKEIVEEISKNDNVLIVGHILPDGDDVSSLVSMTLGLEKLGKNVTAVIDDEIPEYLLQFPWVKSKIKKFEDVEKIIYKNFDIMVILDCSSPDRIGKFEKYLNAFHVLLIDHHVTNTHFGNLNWVDPTMASTAQMVYRILTSLNVEYDKELATMNLLGIATDTGFFKYQNADVLVFKDVTELIEKGANISDISNTILDNIPLEQIYLYKDVISNLKLALNGQIAYSLLSLDMLSKYNVLPKDSPSFVENLRSIRGVEIAIVFQEYEKGSYHVSLRSKKWADVSKIALNYGGGGHPRAAGFSIETNDIKQTMEEIVYYISKTIGNPSRNLAYQ from the coding sequence TTGTCTGAAAATCTAAAAGAGATCGTAGAAGAAATAAGTAAGAATGATAATGTTTTGATAGTAGGGCATATACTCCCAGATGGAGATGATGTGAGTAGTTTAGTATCGATGACTTTAGGATTAGAAAAATTAGGAAAAAATGTGACTGCAGTGATCGACGATGAAATCCCCGAATATCTTTTACAATTTCCTTGGGTTAAATCGAAGATCAAAAAGTTTGAAGATGTTGAAAAAATAATTTATAAGAACTTCGATATCATGGTAATTTTAGACTGCTCATCACCGGATAGAATAGGAAAATTTGAAAAATATTTAAATGCTTTTCATGTCCTTTTGATAGATCATCACGTAACAAATACACATTTTGGAAATTTGAATTGGGTAGACCCCACGATGGCTTCAACTGCTCAAATGGTTTATAGAATATTAACCTCTTTAAATGTTGAATACGACAAAGAACTGGCTACAATGAATTTGTTAGGAATAGCAACCGATACCGGCTTCTTTAAATATCAAAATGCCGACGTTTTAGTTTTCAAAGATGTCACTGAATTGATTGAAAAAGGAGCAAATATTAGTGATATTTCTAATACCATATTGGATAACATACCATTAGAACAGATCTATTTGTACAAAGATGTCATTTCCAATCTTAAACTTGCCTTAAATGGTCAAATTGCTTATTCTTTATTATCCCTGGATATGCTCTCTAAATACAACGTTTTACCAAAAGACTCTCCTTCATTTGTAGAAAACCTTCGATCCATAAGAGGCGTTGAGATCGCCATTGTATTTCAAGAATATGAAAAAGGTTCCTATCATGTTTCATTAAGATCCAAAAAGTGGGCAGATGTATCAAAGATAGCTCTCAATTATGGTGGAGGCGGTCATCCCCGAGCGGCTGGATTTTCAATTGAAACAAACGATATAAAACAAACAATGGAAGAAATTGTCTATTACATATCCAAAACAATAGGAAATCCCAGTCGTAACTTAGCCTATCAATAA
- a CDS encoding Na+/H+ antiporter subunit E, which yields MAYIFLFIIWSVLINDFSDLSLILGTFVVIITIRITNLFFKNTTYGTIQILVYSLGSLLKMYKNTFSFLPLILLKRYSGLSHIDVKGKSDFEKAAIANSISLTPKTLVLYEEDDKLIVHKVSSNPEEAHIVDNVWKDDII from the coding sequence ATGGCTTACATCTTTTTATTTATAATTTGGAGTGTTTTAATCAACGACTTTTCAGATCTTTCGTTAATTTTAGGAACTTTTGTTGTTATCATCACAATTAGAATTACCAACTTATTTTTTAAAAATACTACTTATGGGACTATACAAATATTGGTATATAGTTTGGGTAGCCTTTTAAAAATGTACAAAAATACATTTTCTTTTTTACCTTTGATACTCTTAAAAAGGTACTCGGGTTTATCTCATATAGACGTTAAAGGAAAATCTGATTTTGAAAAAGCTGCAATAGCAAATTCCATCTCATTGACCCCTAAAACACTTGTTTTATATGAAGAAGATGATAAGTTAATAGTCCATAAAGTTTCTTCAAATCCTGAAGAGGCACATATAGTGGATAATGTTTGGAAGGATGATATAATTTGA
- a CDS encoding monovalent cation/H+ antiporter complex subunit F: MILIRLILTKSKWEKVLSYSSFSSKAVILMLVFSLVSDQSFLLDVIIIFLILNIWGVLIISAYMERGGNKR, from the coding sequence ATGATTTTGATTAGGCTGATATTGACAAAATCAAAATGGGAAAAGGTACTTTCCTATTCTTCGTTCTCTTCAAAAGCGGTCATCCTGATGTTAGTTTTTTCTCTTGTTTCGGATCAATCTTTTCTTCTAGACGTTATAATTATTTTCTTAATTCTTAACATCTGGGGTGTTTTGATAATCTCAGCGTACATGGAAAGAGGGGGTAATAAAAGATGA
- a CDS encoding monovalent cation/H(+) antiporter subunit G → MIANILMGMGIIFLFAGTLGLFTMEDFYSKIQAIGIADTVGIISVIISLMLKYPENMARLLILSIIILVLNPAISSIIAYHAAKSGEKVGRKIK, encoded by the coding sequence ATGATCGCCAACATTTTAATGGGAATGGGAATAATATTTCTGTTTGCGGGAACCTTAGGATTGTTTACGATGGAGGATTTCTATTCTAAAATTCAAGCAATTGGGATAGCAGATACAGTAGGAATAATCTCCGTTATAATCTCACTGATGCTAAAATATCCAGAAAACATGGCTAGATTACTCATATTATCTATCATTATTCTAGTTTTGAATCCAGCAATCTCCTCAATAATTGCCTATCACGCTGCAAAGTCTGGCGAAAAGGTGGGCAGAAAAATCAAGTGA
- a CDS encoding Na(+)/H(+) antiporter subunit B, with the protein MNYSIIFLFLSLIVLSLYILSQKSYINVIIGYGVFSVATSVLFFLLNAPDVAFVEITIGAAFVIFIYLIAIKKTAEVKVYYIETPYMIEEKEGNLYGFEYELIKEFLERKGLDADFIKVNTKDLEDPIDNINDHGEILAGGIILEDNNYENIIPSNGILLSKLYAVGQPNKTCLGIFTTNLKSQSFEDLDDDFIIDAVRFRKIVMGGETLLSKKIEIIKDTSYRIIFYKRDKSLARDFNKFLEEIKSDTVYYENLVRRYIG; encoded by the coding sequence GTGAACTATTCTATAATTTTTTTGTTTTTAAGTTTGATCGTTCTTTCATTATACATATTATCACAAAAAAGCTATATTAACGTGATCATCGGTTACGGAGTTTTTTCTGTAGCCACTTCTGTACTATTTTTTCTTCTGAATGCTCCGGATGTAGCTTTTGTTGAAATAACTATTGGTGCCGCTTTTGTTATTTTTATATATCTAATTGCCATAAAAAAGACTGCCGAGGTTAAGGTCTACTACATCGAAACACCTTATATGATAGAGGAAAAAGAAGGAAATTTATACGGATTTGAATACGAACTGATCAAAGAATTTTTGGAAAGAAAAGGATTGGATGCCGATTTTATAAAAGTAAACACCAAAGATCTTGAAGATCCTATAGATAACATAAACGACCATGGAGAAATTCTGGCTGGAGGAATAATTTTAGAAGATAATAATTATGAAAACATAATACCTTCCAACGGTATATTATTATCAAAATTATACGCTGTTGGTCAACCTAATAAAACTTGTTTAGGAATTTTTACGACGAACTTAAAATCACAAAGCTTTGAAGATTTGGATGATGATTTCATAATAGATGCGGTAAGATTCCGAAAAATAGTGATGGGAGGAGAAACGCTACTGTCCAAAAAAATAGAAATTATTAAAGATACTAGTTACAGGATAATTTTTTATAAAAGGGATAAATCTTTAGCAAGGGACTTCAACAAATTTTTGGAAGAAATAAAAAGTGACACCGTATACTATGAAAACCTTGTCAGGAGGTATATAGGTTGA